A single window of Streptomyces cathayae DNA harbors:
- a CDS encoding serine hydrolase domain-containing protein, which translates to MSTPRLRHGTPERAGLDPRELRALVGEVHAGTAGERPWAAGAVVAVGRGPVLAVQEAAGWAVRYAAYDERTDTAVELPPDDRVPMAVDTPFDLASLTKLFTSVAAVQQIERGTLGIDARVGAYLPDFPAAVRHGITVRQLLTHTSGLRPELPLYDCADDAERLALLRAERPVAAPGAYRYSDLNMLLLQHVLERLTGRTLDTLVHDGITRPLGMTATDFGPCPGAAATEDQRRPWAKADRGMLRGEVHDENAWALGGVAGHAGLFSTGRDLAVFCRALLAGGAHGPARILGPDFVDLLLAPPGLGFAVDQPWFMGELAGRGAAGHTGFTGTSLVLDRATDTYLVLLANTVHPRRPTAPANGPRARAATRVARAVRGR; encoded by the coding sequence CTGAGCACCCCGAGGCTGCGCCACGGCACCCCCGAACGGGCCGGGCTCGACCCCCGCGAACTCCGGGCCCTCGTCGGCGAGGTGCACGCCGGCACCGCCGGGGAACGCCCCTGGGCGGCCGGCGCCGTCGTGGCCGTAGGCCGCGGCCCGGTGCTCGCCGTGCAGGAGGCGGCGGGCTGGGCCGTGCGCTACGCGGCGTACGACGAACGCACGGATACCGCGGTGGAACTGCCACCGGACGACCGGGTCCCGATGGCCGTGGACACCCCCTTCGACCTGGCGTCCCTGACCAAACTGTTCACCTCGGTGGCCGCCGTGCAGCAGATCGAGCGGGGCACCCTGGGCATCGACGCCCGCGTGGGCGCGTATCTGCCGGACTTCCCCGCGGCCGTCCGGCACGGCATCACCGTCCGGCAGCTGCTCACCCACACCTCCGGGCTGCGCCCCGAACTCCCCCTGTACGACTGCGCCGACGACGCGGAACGGCTCGCCCTGCTGCGCGCCGAACGGCCGGTCGCGGCGCCCGGCGCGTACCGCTACTCCGACCTGAACATGCTGCTGCTCCAGCACGTCCTGGAACGTCTCACCGGCCGCACCCTCGACACGCTCGTCCACGACGGCATCACCCGGCCGCTCGGCATGACCGCCACGGACTTCGGCCCGTGTCCGGGCGCGGCGGCCACCGAGGACCAGCGGCGGCCGTGGGCCAAGGCGGACCGCGGGATGCTGCGCGGCGAGGTGCACGACGAGAACGCCTGGGCGCTCGGCGGGGTCGCGGGCCACGCCGGTCTCTTCTCCACCGGCCGCGACCTGGCGGTCTTCTGCCGCGCCCTGCTGGCGGGCGGCGCCCACGGCCCCGCCCGCATCCTCGGCCCCGACTTCGTGGACCTGCTCCTCGCCCCGCCGGGCCTGGGCTTCGCCGTGGACCAGCCGTGGTTCATGGGGGAGCTCGCGGGCCGCGGAGCGGCGGGCCACACCGGCTTCACGGGCACGTCCCTGGTCCTCGACCGGGCCACGGACACCTACCTCGTCCTCCTCGCCAACACGGTCCACCCCCGCCGACCCACGGCCCCGGCCAACGGCCCCCGCGCACGTGCGGCCACGCGGGTGGCCCGCGCGGTCCGGGGGAGGTGA
- a CDS encoding small ribosomal subunit Rsm22 family protein encodes MNDPAPAPASAASPASPADVLRGALAGLLDGLPPRRAAQAVERLIATYRGATPTGAPILRDRADVAAYAAYRMPATFEAVRSALAAVADAVPGWTPGDHVDVGGGTGAAAWAVSATWDGERPVTVLDWAEPALALGRELAIANPALKDARWDRARIGTELTLERTDLVTVSYVLNELTAADRAALVDTAAGAAQTVVIVEPGTPDGYTRVIEARDRLVSAGFRVAAPCPHSLACPIIPGTDWCHFAARVSRSSLHRQVKGGSLPYEDEKFSYVAATRLPAVPAAARVVRKPQIRKGQVLLDLCERDPALSRTTVTKRHGDLYRAARDTSWGAPWPPAADDSGD; translated from the coding sequence GTGAACGACCCCGCTCCCGCCCCCGCCTCCGCTGCTTCTCCCGCCTCTCCCGCCGACGTCCTGCGCGGCGCGCTCGCCGGACTGCTCGACGGACTCCCGCCGCGGCGGGCCGCGCAGGCCGTCGAGCGGCTGATCGCCACCTACCGGGGCGCCACCCCGACCGGGGCGCCCATCCTGCGGGACCGGGCGGACGTCGCCGCCTACGCCGCGTACCGCATGCCGGCCACCTTCGAGGCCGTACGCTCGGCGCTGGCGGCGGTCGCGGACGCCGTGCCCGGGTGGACGCCCGGCGACCACGTCGACGTCGGCGGCGGCACCGGCGCCGCCGCCTGGGCGGTGAGCGCCACCTGGGACGGGGAGCGGCCGGTGACCGTCCTCGACTGGGCCGAACCCGCACTCGCCCTCGGCCGGGAACTCGCCATCGCGAACCCCGCCCTCAAGGACGCCCGCTGGGACCGCGCCCGGATCGGCACGGAGCTCACCCTCGAGCGCACCGACCTCGTCACCGTCTCCTACGTCCTCAACGAACTGACCGCCGCCGACCGCGCCGCCCTCGTCGACACCGCCGCCGGCGCCGCGCAGACCGTCGTGATCGTCGAACCCGGCACCCCCGACGGCTACACCCGCGTCATCGAGGCCCGCGACCGGCTGGTGTCGGCCGGCTTCCGGGTCGCCGCCCCCTGCCCGCACAGCCTCGCCTGCCCCATCATCCCCGGCACGGACTGGTGCCACTTCGCGGCCCGGGTCAGCCGTTCCTCACTGCACCGCCAGGTCAAGGGCGGCTCCCTGCCCTACGAGGACGAGAAGTTCAGCTACGTCGCCGCCACCCGCCTGCCCGCCGTCCCGGCCGCCGCCCGCGTCGTCCGCAAGCCGCAGATCCGCAAGGGCCAGGTCCTCCTCGACCTCTGCGAGAGGGACCCGGCCCTGAGCCGCACCACCGTGACCAAGCGTCACGGCGACCTGTACCGGGCGGCGAGGGACACCTCCTGGGGCGCCCCCTGGCCACCGGCGGCCGACGACAGCGGGGACTGA
- a CDS encoding DUF6243 family protein, giving the protein MSRGGTGNMLGVGGTRKHLGRKALRGGGRDGRVGGGLDPQAQKRELLRKLQEQRKEQQKQQEQQESREGREGRQGREGGEGGEGREGEDSGQESRP; this is encoded by the coding sequence ATGTCCCGAGGCGGAACCGGAAACATGCTGGGCGTCGGCGGCACCCGGAAGCACCTCGGCCGCAAGGCCCTGCGCGGCGGGGGACGCGACGGCCGCGTCGGGGGCGGCCTCGACCCCCAGGCCCAGAAACGCGAACTCCTGCGCAAGCTCCAGGAGCAGCGGAAGGAACAGCAGAAGCAGCAAGAACAGCAGGAGAGCCGGGAGGGCCGGGAGGGACGGCAGGGCCGGGAGGGAGGGGAGGGAGGGGAGGGCCGGGAGGGAGAGGACTCCGGGCAGGAAAGCCGGCCCTAG
- a CDS encoding TetR/AcrR family transcriptional regulator, producing the protein MATNNPAPPDSTRRSERSRRAIYDAAIALVVEVGYPKTTIEGIAARAGVGKQTIYRWWPSKADVLLEAFLDLSEQAARAAGQEPESGGAYGIPDTGDLAADLKLVLRATVDELRDPAFEAPSRALAAEGVVNEELGRRFVAQLLEPSLQLYVDRLRSAQEAGGVRPDVDPRIALELFVSPLAQRWLQYTGPISYEYTDTLVDYALNGLAPR; encoded by the coding sequence ATGGCCACGAACAACCCCGCACCCCCCGACTCCACCCGCCGCAGTGAGCGCTCCCGTCGCGCCATCTACGACGCGGCCATCGCCCTGGTCGTGGAGGTCGGCTACCCGAAGACCACCATCGAGGGCATCGCCGCCCGCGCCGGCGTCGGCAAGCAGACGATCTACCGGTGGTGGCCGTCGAAGGCGGACGTCCTTCTGGAGGCGTTCCTCGACCTGAGCGAGCAGGCCGCCCGCGCCGCCGGACAGGAACCGGAAAGCGGCGGGGCGTACGGGATCCCGGACACCGGGGACCTCGCCGCCGACCTCAAGCTCGTCCTGCGGGCCACGGTCGACGAACTGCGCGACCCGGCGTTCGAGGCGCCGTCCCGCGCGCTGGCCGCCGAGGGCGTCGTCAACGAGGAGCTCGGCCGGAGGTTCGTCGCCCAACTGCTGGAACCGTCGCTCCAGCTGTACGTCGACCGGCTGCGCTCCGCGCAGGAGGCCGGAGGGGTCCGCCCCGACGTCGACCCGCGCATCGCCCTGGAGCTCTTCGTCTCCCCGCTCGCCCAGCGCTGGCTGCAGTACACGGGGCCGATCAGCTACGAGTACACCGACACCCTCGTCGACTACGCCCTGAACGGCCTCGCCCCCCGCTGA
- a CDS encoding bifunctional DNA primase/polymerase — translation MSAEFGGRTGRQGKLSRWLRGRRPEPVADEGGREELLLAAADAGLPLAPAAHPAAGYRCSCDRVGCPTPARHPVSFAWQTQSTTDRAQIERWARHQPQANFITATGMVHDVLDVPLNAGREALERLLAAGVEVGPVAESDDGRILFFTLTRGTPEEEDEWWPCELDCHPETMDEHPGLRWHCRGSYVLVPPARLPGDDGRSVHWARGPEHPLPDPLSLLEYLTDACARHAVEHPDQATTAWPLRR, via the coding sequence ATGAGCGCGGAGTTCGGCGGCAGGACCGGCAGGCAGGGCAAACTCTCCCGGTGGCTGCGTGGCCGCCGCCCGGAACCGGTCGCCGACGAAGGCGGCCGTGAGGAACTGCTGCTCGCCGCCGCCGACGCGGGACTGCCGCTCGCGCCCGCCGCCCACCCCGCCGCCGGATACCGATGTTCGTGCGACCGCGTCGGCTGTCCCACCCCCGCCCGGCATCCGGTCTCGTTCGCCTGGCAGACGCAGTCCACCACCGACCGCGCCCAGATCGAGCGCTGGGCCCGCCATCAGCCGCAGGCCAACTTCATCACCGCGACCGGCATGGTGCACGACGTACTCGACGTGCCCCTGAACGCCGGTCGCGAGGCGTTGGAACGCCTGCTGGCGGCAGGGGTCGAGGTCGGGCCCGTCGCGGAGAGCGACGACGGCCGCATACTGTTCTTCACCCTCACCCGGGGCACCCCCGAGGAGGAGGACGAGTGGTGGCCGTGCGAGCTGGACTGCCACCCCGAGACCATGGACGAGCACCCCGGCCTGCGCTGGCACTGCCGCGGCTCCTACGTCCTGGTACCCCCCGCGCGGCTGCCCGGTGACGACGGCCGCTCGGTGCACTGGGCACGCGGTCCGGAGCATCCGCTGCCCGACCCGCTGAGCCTGCTGGAGTACCTCACCGACGCCTGCGCCCGCCACGCGGTCGAGCACCCCGACCAGGCGACCACGGCCTGGCCCCTGCGCCGATAA
- a CDS encoding PhzF family phenazine biosynthesis protein: MSDYDVVRVFCGPRGGYGNELGVVRDGSVMPERSDRQEFAAKLGFSETVFVDDPERGVIDIYTPTLRLPFAGHPCVGAAWLLDVPELVTPAGVVGARQDGEFCWIEARAEWVPPRTLRRYATAAEVDDLAVPPKGVGAPPTPFGQWGRVYAWAWEDEAAGRIRARAFPGRDDCVDEDEATGAAALLLTDRLGRALNITQGAGSQILTAPQPHGWTEIGGRVLLER, from the coding sequence GTGTCTGATTACGACGTGGTGCGCGTCTTCTGCGGCCCCCGGGGCGGGTACGGCAACGAGCTCGGCGTCGTCCGCGACGGTTCCGTGATGCCCGAGCGGAGCGACCGGCAGGAGTTCGCCGCGAAACTCGGCTTCAGCGAGACCGTGTTCGTCGACGACCCCGAGCGCGGGGTGATCGACATCTACACCCCGACCCTGCGCCTGCCCTTCGCCGGCCACCCGTGCGTCGGCGCGGCCTGGCTGCTCGACGTACCCGAACTCGTCACCCCGGCAGGGGTGGTGGGCGCACGGCAGGACGGGGAGTTCTGCTGGATCGAGGCGCGCGCGGAGTGGGTGCCGCCGCGCACCCTGCGCCGGTACGCCACCGCCGCCGAGGTCGACGACCTGGCGGTGCCCCCGAAGGGGGTGGGGGCACCTCCCACGCCTTTCGGGCAGTGGGGGAGGGTCTACGCCTGGGCCTGGGAGGACGAGGCGGCGGGCCGCATCCGCGCCCGCGCCTTCCCCGGCCGGGACGACTGCGTCGACGAGGACGAGGCGACCGGCGCCGCCGCCCTCCTGCTCACCGACCGGCTGGGCCGCGCCCTGAACATCACTCAGGGCGCGGGCTCCCAGATCCTGACCGCACCGCAGCCGCACGGCTGGACCGAGATCGGCGGCCGGGTGCTCCTGGAGCGCTGA